The region AAACATTGAATGATCTTCTGGGGTGGCATTAACTGCTTTCCATGCCTTCTGAATGGCCTCTTCCAGGTCTTCCATCTTTCCAGTTTGCTCGTATCGATCTGACATACTGTTGGCAAGTATAGACAACCGGCCTGCAAGGTCcggatggtcttctggggtAATATCAACTGCTCTGCATGCGTGGTAAATAGCTCTTTCTAGGCAATCCATCTTTCCCGTGTGGGTGAATTGAATAGAGAGCATGGCAGACAGTTCAGTTAACCTGCTTGCAAACATGGGATGGTCTTCTGTGGTGTTGCTCACAGCCCTCTCTGCCTTCTGAATGGCAGCTTCAAGGTCATCCATCCCCTTgcttgatgatattgatcTGAGAGCTTGACAGCTAGGGTTTTAATACTCGATATATCCACTTGGTTCTTTGGGAGGTGTCCGCTGCGCTTTTTGTGTTATCTGTctatttttctcttttttttcaGCTATCCTTTTATGTGTAATGGATGGTGAGTCGTTATCAAAACCACCTCTTCACAACGTATGGCGGATTGTCGCTTCTTAAAGATTTTCTGGATATCAGGGTTGATAGTTCTTATTCGCGACACGCAAGCTGTTAACTAACTGGCAACGTTCTGAAAGTGAGTTAATTCGTTATGCAGAATGAGTCTTTTCGAATGTCTGGACTTTACAAGGCTTGTCTGCACATTTGCCGCTCACCTTTCACTTTTGAAAAAGGTCAGACATCTCCGTCCGGAATAAACGTCAGCTGATAAGGTTTGCGGCTGATCTCGTACATCCTGAGGCTGGCGTTGTCTCATGCAGCCACCATCACAATCAATTAACACGTGTACATCGCCAACTGAACACAGGTAGCTGCACATGCCTTGGCAGTATGGGCGTCGGGGCCCGTTGCATTAATTGGTCGTATGCCAGCTCTTACATTTTCAAACATGAGGATACCTGTCTTAGGTGAATAGAATCAGTTATGGCCGCGGAAGTATCGATGGTATCACCAGCAAGGGTACGACTGTCTAAACGTCTAACTAAGCATGGGAATCGCCTTTGCACGAGAGGTAGAAATGGATGAACTAGCGTAAGAAATGCGTCGCGATATTTTGTGTTGCCGGCAGTTGCTCGATCAGCCGTCAAAGCGTGGTCAAGGACTATCTACTTGATATGGAAATGAGATGACATCAAAGGTGGCAGCTGTCGGCTTTACCTGTGTACCAGGATGAGTGTTGGAGGTGACGAATTGACAGTTCCGATGATTGGCTGTCTATGGTGGCTTGGGGTGCTGGAACGGAAGACATCCTGGGCAGTGTCTACTAGGCGCCTGCAAAACGCCTAGTCTGGGAATTGCTCGGTAACCGGTGATGCGTGAATATAAGCACGAAGGTATAATGATGGCTGTGTCCACTCACCCATGTGGGTCAGTAGGGGACTGATTCAAGGCCGGGCCTTTTTTTCCAGCCTAAATCCAGAGCTTAGTAGGTGAACCATTGGTCGACAACACAGTAATCACACCAGAGCCTCAATAGTCCACTGTCTAAGCTCATGGGTGGTCTCCTTGAGCTCTGCCCAGGCGTGCTCTATGGGGTTTAAACCAGGCGAGTGCGGAAGCTACTTGAGAAATCTGCTGGTCATCCGACGCTTTGTGACTATATATGATTTGTGGATAGAGATCTATTCGCATAAATATAAGGTCAGGCCCTTAATGGTGGGTCTTACATCCTCCAGCATGTCAAGATTAAGCATACAGAGCAGCTACTTTGTATCAAATCTTTGGTCTCTTTAGAAGCATAATGTTAGAGTGATAAAAAACCTAAACTACCCCCAAATAATGCTGTGGAATCACTTGGCTTCCTTCATTTGTTCCCTTTCTAATTTTTTCTTTACTAGTCAATAAAAAACATTGAAAATATCTGTTGTTTCATGCGGTATGGCCCCCAGCGACAGGCTTGGTCCCCCTAGTCTCAACAGATGCATAATAAGTAAAAAATATGCTTTGAACCAACCTTATCAGGAACATTTCAGGAAGCCATCAATGGCTTGTTAGTATTTAAATCCCTCTGCCAATAGATGGGCTTTATAGTAGCATGAATCTCCAACCCGAAAATGGTTCAAGAGTGTCCCACACATGGAGACACTGATATTATATCCTATCAGGGTGTCAACCTTCAAGCGTATTGCCTTTCTCGAGCAGGAAGTAACACGTACTAGGAACAAAAAAAGCCTTGTGTGGCGAATAATAGCTGCAATCTACATTTAACAGGTGCAGTTACTATTGAGAAGGGTGTTGCAGCATTTGACCAAAGTAACGAGTCAAGTAAGCATATACTTCTTCAGACGTACAACCATGCGAGCTGGCACTATAAAGCTTGCAGCAACACCCTCGGCCATACACGAACTTGATCTCCCAGTGTGCATCATATACTCATACCTGTCGTGAGATATGTTGGTTCGCTTTAGTCGAGATTTGACAGGGCAAAGTGGCCGGATGGTTTACCAGTCACGCTATTGGGTGACTATGATACCAAGGGAGTGAAGGTCCCACACACAAACTGCCCATATTGCTTGTAGAGATTGAGGGCTTTCTTATGTGCGTCCATGTTGGATAAATGCGCACTGTACCACAGACCGGTGACCTCGCGCCGACTGGGCCAGAAACCGCCTGGGATAAAAGCCAGCCACTTTCCTCACTCTTAAAGAATAATAGCTAATTGTACCTACTCAAGTCATCAATCTCCGAAACCAACACAGACATCATGTCCCGCAACCTCGTCACTACCAGCATAGAAAGTCTAACGGGGTCTCAAATCGCCAAAACCATCCTCGCGTCGCGCAGCTTCTCCAAAGGCATCAAACAGATCACAGGCCTAACCCTCTACCCAGACTCAGACGCATGCGCGGAACTCAAAGATGAGCATGGCGTGCAGATCGTTGAACACAAACCCGGCGATCTAGATGCCATGGTCAGCACACTGCAGGAGACAGGCGCCGACGCGATCTGCCTTCTACCACCAGGTCATAAGGACGCATTCGACATCACGGCTGAGCTTATAGCCCGCCACTAAGAAGGCGGGTATCCCCAATGTTTGCTTAATCTCGTCCGCTGGGTGTGATCTTGCCGAGCGCGAAGCGCAGCCGCTGCTGAGGAGTGTAATCTATCTCGAGGCGATGGTTATGGAGGCAAAGGGTGATGCCAGCACGGAGACGGGACACAGCCCGGTTGTAATTCGGTATGTCCGACATCTACCTAAGCTCTGTCCTCTTCTTGAATTGTGGCCGAGCTTGCTGACCATGTATACTTCAGTCGTGGTTTAACATTACTCTTCGAGCAATTTCGTTGTATGAAAAAGCCACTGCTACTTTCTGCCTTAGTTAAGAACACGGTGAACTGGAAGGTTCAAACAGTTCTAACACAGATGTGTACATTCTAGATTTAGTAGCACTAAGGAGAACACTGAACAGTAAAGAGGAATATGTAAAGTCGCTTACCCCTACCAACGAAGGACGGGCAATCATATCCTATCTGGCCTAGTCCCTCCCACCACATCCGAGGGGCATGAAGACCAAGCGGCATCAGCAGGCACCTAGTGTACTAGCATTACCATCACACTGATAGCACTATTCATCAAGGCATGAGTATGCTCCCAGGTGCGGCCCCACCATCCAGCCACGTTCCTAGGAAGCAAGCTGTATCGCTCAACCAGAGCTTGCTTGTTCCTCTATTCAGCTAGCTTTCTAGCAGGCAGACCGCAAGTGATATCAAAGCATCTTACTACTGCAGATTTTTGCTCTGCCGTAGAAATAGACTCACTTAATTGTTTCCACACGCTCAAGGAAAAAGCATTCACCCAGCTGTCAGCCATTGGTTTAACTCTAAAGGCCATCATAGAGTCCCAATTGTTGACAGTGGGCAGCTCTAGAGCGAAACCACGCCATAAATTTATACCTCGAGCTTAGTATGAAGCTAGGATGAAACTCGAAGAGGGTCTAATATATGTTAGTTGGGGACTGATGCCGACTATGTGTATCTTCGTCGCGTATCTTGCACGTATACAATCCATCACAGAAGCAAAGCGAGCGGCCCCGATGCAGCCGTGAGGCCGGAAACATCCCGGGGGACGTTCTGGACATAAATGAATCCTTGATAAAGCTAACGGCATAGTGCTACAGTAGGCGTCAGGAAACAAACCTACTCATCAATTCTGACCCTGGCTATAACCACTGCCCAGGTCTTATTCAATTATATAAACGTGGAGTAACATGATGAGACCTCCTTGAAGCGCACGCTCATTGATAAAACCTCCCAGATTCCGGcatctcaacctcctccgaCGTAAACGTACAGTGGCCCACCTCGCCATCGACAGCAATAGCTCCCCACTTGACCGGCGAATACAtcatatcctcttctggagGATGGGAATCAACCTGCCGCACCTCGTATTCCAGATTCAGGTCATAGTTGAGGTGACAGGCCGAGGCTACAGCTCCCTGCAACCAccatcagcaagccaagCCGGTGAAATGCCAATGCTACAATACCCAGCAGCATTGCTCTGCCAACAGAGATTATACTAATAATAGCAACTAGTATGTACCTACAGGTCATGATATCAAGACACTCAATATGTGCCAACTCCGGATTATAGGCATCAACACTGACAAGAAATATGCTTTGGGATATCAGCCAGTGCAAGATTGTGGACAAGGTCATGAGTAGGATAGCATAGCAGTACGGCAGGGACAGGGAATAGCTTCGGCGTTGGGCAGCCTTAGGATTCCACAAGACACGCAGGCCCCTGCGTAGTATTGCGTAGCAGCTCCACTCAGCGGCAAGGGCCATGCCGGTGAGCAGGCTGTTGGTGAGAATATAGATCAGAGAGAATAGAAGCTGCGGGATGTTGGCAATAAGTGTGTTTGCAAATCAGGCTTGTCGGCCAGGAGTCGCCCTTGATTAGAGTGCTGGAGTTCACAGTCGAGATTTTGCAAAATTTGGCGGCCCAGATATCTTTACCGTCCTGGGCCTGGCTGTAGATTATTAAACCAATACATATGCTGATTGCGATACTCCAGCTGTTTTGACTATTTAGACCAGGCAGCTATAGTTTTTATAGGGGACTTACAATAAGATAATAAATAGCCAGTCGCGAACTTGGACAGCTAAATACTATCTTGTTTGATTACTCTGATACTTTAATGGCTTGTATAGATGCTTGCCTTTTAAGTAATATAAATCTCTAATATCCTTGCCTAATAATAAACACTGGCCTTTGCTGAATTAGTCAGGTTTATAAAGAAACAAGGCAACGGCATTGCCTGTTATTAGCAGTAGAGTATTACCGTTACTGAAAGACATATAGAACAGGACCATAGCCTTGAGGAGGTTGGCTATATTACTATGACTATAAGTAGCAGAGAATACTGTAGCTTGTAGTACTAAGATAGGCACTTACTAAGGCAGGAGTATATAAGATAACCCTTAACTGTCTAGTTACTATTTGCCACATCTTCAGTACAGGACCTGCCTATAGTACATATCCAGCTATGCAGAGACTTGCCCTAGAAAGGCTTATATACCTCTTCCCCTGCAACCTAGTCATAGTAGGTTATTATCTCTATATTATCAGAAAGCATGATCATGCCCCTGTATTTAGTTTGATATATTGTATTATAAGCAGAATAATACTTACTTGTACTTAGATATTCAAGGATTTGGTTTTGTACTTTGCTCCAAAGCCTTTGGAAAGTAAAGTCATGACTGTCAGTATCAAGTAAATCAAGGGGGGTTCTCtttgtcacaggctatggcctggatcttggttatcggccatgccctcaacctggttctaaatagggtttctgcaacatcagtgtacagcttcggaaattgcggcctcgaagcttaggaaaggagatccgtcccCATAAatttggaaaagggatccgtcggcatacaggtccgggaagtcagaaaggttgataaagggaggaggaagatatatCTGtgcttctatcttttgtttctttctctaagcttgtgatactcgtttatacaggaccgccagttgaaaataatactgcctacgcccgttacatTAACCCTATTA is a window of Aspergillus nidulans FGSC A4 chromosome VI DNA encoding:
- a CDS encoding uncharacterized protein (transcript_id=CADANIAT00009727); its protein translation is MSRNLVTTSIESLTGSQIAKTILASRSFSKGIKQITGLTLYPDSDACAELKDEHGVQIVEHKPGDLDAMPATKKAGIPNVCLISSAGCDLAEREAQPLLRSVIYLEAMVMEAKGDASTETGHSPVVIR
- a CDS encoding uncharacterized protein (transcript_id=CADANIAT00009729); the encoded protein is MQRLALERLIYLFPCNLVIIFKDLVLYFAPKPLERPPVENNTAYARYINPIMGTGISRTFLQLSVTSQLMPDSW
- a CDS encoding uncharacterized protein (transcript_id=CADANIAT00009728), with protein sequence MALAAEWSCYAILRRGLRVLWNPKAAQRRSYSLSLPYCYAILLMTLSTILHWLISQSIFLGAVASACHLNYDLNLEYEVRQVDSHPPEEDMMYSPVKWGAIAVDGEVGHSRVRIDE